One genomic region from Neisseria weaveri encodes:
- the ung gene encoding uracil-DNA glycosylase gives MESWKEALGAEKELPYFRHILETVRAERMQGEVVYPPASDVFNAFKATEFGRVKVVILGQDPYHGPGQAHGLAFSVRPDIQIPPSLKNIYKEMADDIAGFRIPHHGCLQAWAEQGVLLLNTVLTVRAGQAHSHADLGWETFTDKAVRQLAEHREHLVFILWGSHAQKKGAFIDRNRHLVLTSAHPSPLSAYRGFFGSRPFSKANAYLAAHGQTPIDWQL, from the coding sequence ATGGAATCTTGGAAAGAAGCGTTGGGTGCGGAAAAAGAGCTGCCGTATTTCCGGCATATTTTGGAAACCGTTCGCGCGGAGCGTATGCAGGGGGAAGTGGTCTATCCGCCTGCGTCCGATGTGTTCAATGCTTTTAAAGCGACGGAGTTCGGCCGGGTTAAAGTGGTGATTTTGGGGCAAGACCCTTATCACGGGCCGGGGCAGGCGCACGGATTGGCATTTTCGGTACGCCCCGATATTCAGATTCCGCCGTCGTTGAAAAATATTTATAAAGAAATGGCAGACGATATCGCCGGATTCCGTATTCCCCATCACGGCTGTTTGCAGGCTTGGGCGGAGCAGGGCGTATTGCTGTTGAATACGGTATTGACCGTCCGCGCCGGGCAGGCGCATTCGCATGCGGATTTGGGTTGGGAAACTTTTACCGACAAAGCGGTGCGGCAACTGGCGGAACACCGCGAACATCTGGTATTCATCTTATGGGGCAGCCATGCCCAGAAAAAAGGGGCGTTTATCGACCGCAACCGCCATTTGGTGCTGACATCGGCCCATCCGTCTCCCTTGTCGGCTTACCGCGGTTTTTTCGGCAGCCGTCCGTTTTCCAAAGCCAATGCTTATTTGGCGGCACACGGGCAAACGCCGATTGATTGGCAGCTGTAA